The stretch of DNA AGTACATGTACTATGAAGTTACATGCTGCTTGTATTATTCTACGATTTATACCCATAACTGAGTctgtattaaattttttttctattactaacaatcacccacaaagttacatacgtggtaacttgtaagcgggcacgaggtgtatgaaacagaacacctgtgttataacaactgttgtttccctgccatgcgaggataaataagttacatacgtggtaactagtaagcaggcacgaggtgtatgaaacagaacacccgtgttattacgactgtcgttgccccgccgtgcgagggtaaataagttacatacgtggtaacttgtaagcgggcataagttgtatgaaacagaacacccgtgttataacaaacactgtcgttgccccgccatgcaagggtGTATAAgctaaatatattacaatttaaaaactgataTATAGAGAACGAAACTCAAAACGTTTTACTCACCCACCAGGCACAGCTTGAGAAACTTCAGGGTGAAATATCTCACGCAGCCAAACGCACAGGGATCCAACAAGCTTCAAAACTTGCGTTAATCGCACCAAAAGTTGGTCCTGAATGTGATGTAGATGCTATACCTAATGTAGAATGGTGGGACGCCTATATTGACAACAGGGAcaagtaagttatatatatatataggtgtatatattatatataatatataattatatatatatgtatatgtataggTGTAACTTTGGGGGGTCTAGGATGGAATGTTACCTCTACTTTCAAAACAGGGCTGACATCATGTGTTTTAGCaccaatttgttaaaacagatattaccctgctgttaggtgtctatacaaacaagcagagccaaagtatattgcattcaccacgttaatcaatgaggttccctatgtttgacaactatgagtgtaactgtattttaacaatgtcaccccagcttTTGACACCTATGCATCACAGTATATATAACTTAGTAAGTACATCTGTACAAAATATCCTCCAGCCATCAAGTGGAATCAGTGGAGATCGCTTACGATGCGATAACGAACCTCATTGAACATCCAGCCCAACTTAATGCTCCAGGTTTGTCAATTAGGTTTAATGTTATGCAGAAATGTAATTGTTGTGATAAAAGACACTGAACTGTATTTGcttcagtggtcactaatgggttttccaaattgtaagccatacagaaaaacaatcgcccacaaagttacatacttggtaacttgtaagcgagcacgaggtgtatgaaacagaacacccgtgttataatgactgtcgttgccccgccatgcgaggataaataagtgaaattTTTAGTCTAAAATCACAGTAAAAATTTGCAATTAATTCCTTATCATACTTGAGCgcttgtaacttgctttagtTTTGTGAGGCTGCAAAAGTAACATGCATGTCCAGcaacaacattatatatatcgTGACCATACTTGTTTAACCACTAGGTAGCGGTAGACGAGCCCCTGTATTGACGACTTACCTCACGAAGAAGGAACGAAAGAAGATGCGACGAATGAATCGGCGGGAGGCATTGAAGGATGAGCAAGAGAAAGTGAGGTTGGGACTCGCACCAGCACCTGAACCTAAAGGtgagaaacaatatatttattacaaaatttatgttttttactttatttacttATGCATTACATTATGCACCTAAACCTGGGAAGGTTTTGCAATCAggcaattaaaaaacaaaaatccgGCCGATACCGGTTAGCAATTATATTTTTCCAGCAGTTTACTGACGTGTGCGTTACGTCAAATGTTGCCGATGTAACTAACCCTTTGTGGCTAATATTGGGATAATTAAGGTTTTCTGTTAcgtctgctaccaggcatactGTAAATAGTCTTTCAAtggcttatctggtatgaaaacTGTGAATTTCCGATGTTTGCATGTCATCAAGGCCTCTTTggaaaattataataaattttttgttttttaccagtAGAGCTATTTACTTATATGTTGCATTATAATTGGTAGCAACAAGATATTCATTACTTGATATTTGCAGTGAAACTCTCGAACCTGATGCGGGTGTTGGGCACGGATGCTGTACAAGACCCTACTAAGGTTGAGAAGCATGTTCGTATGCAGATGGCTAAACGACAACGAGCTCATGAACAAGCGAATGCTGCGAGGAAGCTTACTGATGTACAGAAGAGAGAGAAGAAAATTAAGAAGTTAAAAGAAGACACCTCAGATGTTGTGCACGTTACTATGTACAGGTAAATAAGGATGTTATAATATTGTGGTGTCATAgccataggcgccaaacctggggtggcagggtgggcaggcaaACCCCAGAGTTTTCTACATTAACtagaaaatataagttaaaatgtaatattaggTATTCCTCCCTTCCCTGTGTTTTGTTGCATATGACCATTTCTATCTTCTTATTTTCAAagcaacaaattaaatatacacTACATTGTGCATAATTGACTGCTTTCCCACCTAAGTGACACCTTCACTACTAACCAAATACTTTGTGCAGAATACGTAATTTACGCGACCCCTCGAAAAAGTTCAAAGTGGAAATGAACAGCAAGCAGTTATATTGAACGGGATGTACCATCTTACACCCTGATATCAACATAGTGGTCGTGGAGGGAGGTGGCTTGGGCTGATACTATATTTGTAGCTTTGATTTTATAGTGAAAGTTGTTGGTATACGCACTGTATGATTTAATTGAAGCACGCAGTgcttaattaataaaatatatacatattgtttTAAGTAGATGTTGtccaacaaatttaaatggtATGAATGGACTTCCTTATATCTATACATTTAAAGGTTAGATCACATTAACACGATACAGCACATACACACATGTTTTATCTTACTACCTATGGTAGTAAAAGTTGCCTCGTTGTGTTCGTTAAATACAAGTACTTGGCTTTTTTGAAACTAGAATAAAAGCCAACTTACTTTAATATAATTGAAGCGCTCTTATATAAAATTTGATGTCCAGGACCAAAGTCTCAGCGTAAGTTCCGTCGATTGATGATGTCACGAATAAAATGGGAGGAAGATAAGAAAGGGAAGCGACATGCAGGTGCGTTGTTTACCTTTAATaactacaatatatatagctGGAAAATACTTGAGCTTTTATCGTTGGCAAGTAATCGCGATGGTTTGAATTGGGTATATCGAGTGCAGTTACACAACTAACGGGCAAAGTGCTATTTCCAGAGTAGGTATTTACCTTTCACCTTAGTCGGGGTAAATGACACTTAACGAGGCAAAATACTAATCTCTAATCAGTAGAAAGCAAATAAATGacataaagtgtttttaaaacaaactacttCTTGGGAAATTTCCCTACACCGTTATTAACTTGGTGAACAATGAACATATTTGAAACAGAAGCGGACGGGAGTGAAGAAGCCGCGAATATTAAGTGGTGCGAGTTGGTGTGGGAGGGAGAGACAAAGAAGAAGAACTTCGGTGAAATGACTTTCAAACAATGCACAACTGACTCACAAGCGAGGGAGTTTTTCAAGAAACACGGAGTTGAACATTATTGGGATCTTTCCCACTCGGAAACGATTCTACAAGAGTGAATTGGAATTCGTTTGTAACATTAATATGTGGTTGATACTGACTTTGCTGCCAACGCATAATAATGCTGAATAAACTTATTGTATATTAAAGATATTTGTGAAGGTCTGTTTATTAAGGTTAACATGCAATGCAATAAGTACAATAGTAAGTTTGGTAAGTAATAGCTTCTCATTATGTTGTGTAAAAGGAAGTGCAAATATGTGGAACATGATAACTGCTGTAGATGACGGTAAAATAATTCATTGAGAGGTTAATATGCAATATGTAGTAAGATTTGAATATAATAGTCTGAAGTTGATATGTTGTAACTTAGATGGTGACAGTTCGCTCCATGCATTGCATAAAACATGGtgtagtattgtggggtaagatgggacacgtttagaacataaacacgatcaggatatttggatattaagcaattactaacggtttatgagagtcgtgaggatatggttttataattctttgaatgttctttgtttactgccaaatgggacgagaaaatagaatgaaaggtgtcccatcttcccccaccctactgtacatacAACATATTGACAGTAATCTTGTGTGACATTACACAGGAAACTTGGTAGCTCTGTCGTGCGGATCATTGAAATTAATATCTGGTCCAATATACACGATGGCAAACGGGTTGATGCTGGTGTGACTCATCTATAAGGTTGGGAGATATGAAAGAGATCTTGGTTATAAGTAAAACAATGCAAAGTATTAACCCTTTGGGGacgagatatattttaacaaattttccatttttgacCGACTGTCACATATTGCTCCCTAGCGACACAGGTGTTTGTGCTGGCGAAAAATGACCAATTAGACTTTTGTTCTTTGGAAAAATTGCTACAAggttgtattttgatttttttgatgacgtcatcaaattttGAATGATATCATCAGAAATCTTGTATTTACGTGTAATTAgggtttttaggtaaaaattacATAAGGAATCTATTGCAAAGTTGATTCctggtttgtttactacctaactAAAATGATTGTTTGATTTGGTGATGTCAAAGGGATCAATTACGTCACTTATaacctgatgacgtcattttttaaaagttcattttCGCTAAAATCCTAACAAAACTTGCCAAAAACGTTTTGTTATGAATTTAAAGGTAGAAACAACGTGTAGAAGCAAAATGAAATTAGATAATACAcacaaaatcatattttatgtaaaatttgtttcataataCCGAAAAAACTTGTAGAAACAGCTGACATAGCTATTTTTACGCAAAACCACATTTTTAACCGGTAACTTAGACGGGGAAGCCCCAGAGCAACATAGAGATCAGATAAAATCGCTTTTATTGGACAGAATGACGTTAAAACCTTGATTTTTGGACAGAATATGAACCATCTTCTTAAAAAAGGCTTTAGGGTTTTCAAatcaagtttactaaaaacttttaaatgctatgATGCCTTTTTCAAACGTTATATTGGTGGATAATTCCTTcctctttcaaataaaaccaactgtAAGAACTTTTaccaactataaaaaaaatgatgaacatttttgtgaacacctgtttcaaaatgcatatttgcatTACTCGTCCTTAAGGAGTTAAAATTGAATATGAGGCAACTAATAATGGGTAGAACAAACAATTTCTACACTACTTAGAATTGAGATTTTTgtgcactgcattaattagtaaacattacaacccaaagttaaaaatatttgcttaaAATTGAATATGAGGCAACTAATAATGGGTAGAATGTACAAGTATGAGCGCAAAACCTAGGGTGGCAGGTTAAGCAGGTCTACTCTGGAATTTGCTAGActgtattaattttaatacaacattctacactgcattaaactAAGTGTTTCTGCACCGAACTATTCAATAAActaaacattacaaacaataagttagatttttttcatacGATAgcgtgtctaactatccctgcctcccctgtgttttcAAAAGTTTGCACCCATGTGCAAAATGTAAATGCAAACACGGTGAACCACATAAGTTATCTATGAGTGGGGGcaacacagtcgttataacacgagtgttctgtttcatacacctcgtgcccgcttacaagttaccacgtatgtaaccacATATCGTACGGTTTGCAAAACATTCattaaaatcacaaataatTACCAAAACCAAATCACCTGGTAATGTTTCGTGATATGattcatgtttgttgtttcaCCAAACTCTGGCTTTTGGTAAAGTTCCTTGAGGTAGTTCCAGATGTTTGGATAATCAATTATCCTCTTTTTGTtgcactttatatttatataaaacatgttaaaaaaggAAACAGAACATACATATACATCGATGCATGCTCATTTGCACAAAAGAGATTGTTGATAAACGTTTTCAGCAAAAGGTGTATCAATGTACAAGGGTGTTCGTCAATATAAGCTGCTCTAACAATAATTCACTCAGTCTACATCAGGGGAGCAGCCGATATAGGGGTTTAGAACCAAAATAAGAAAGGTCCAAGCCTGTATTGATGCTAACGGGGGTCACTTTCAACATCTTTTATaattgtcattcatatttacctcctggattctatactgaaacatgtctgttaataaatatataaatgcagAGTGACTTTCCGAACACTCTGTACCAGCCAATTTGTTGTGACTTTATTACAAAGTGAATTTTACCTTAAAATGTCCATGGTAAACCGGATCGAACCGGATTAAAGTCGTATAAAGTCGAATATCCGCTTCAGTGAGTTGACAACCAGTGAGATACCTTTGTTTTGAAAGTAAATCTTCCAActgcatataaaataaatctgagtgttgtaaataaataaaatagacaaatacaaataaatacatttattgtaaataaataaatacaatagtGAGAAAACTAcgttttaacataatttaatgAATGTAGCTGTAAACTAAATACTCTAATATgctatgtaactttttgtaacttcatcgtaaaaatatacaaaattttattcttaaaacaaggatttttaaaatgttctttttcgTTTGCAACACATGTGTCACTGTAGACAAATAAAAACGGGAAAATTTAGAAAGACTAATCTCGTTACGAAGGGTTAAGTCTTACAAACCTTGTCCAGATGTTCAAACAAACCGTGCACAGCCAAGTCGTAAGCTTCCTGACTGCGTGCGAACCCACACCGGTACACGCCATTGTTGATGTTTCTAAAATTTGGTTTATAAGCGTTAATATCATGATTTTGcttcataaatataaaacaaatgtacttaaaccaaagaatatttagatacaGCATTGAGCTTTGAAACCAGTATCCCTAGctacaaaaaagttattactGCATACATATTATTAACTGGAATACTAAATTATTTCATCCTTAAGTAAAATCATACACCTAACTTGCACGTAATTAAAGAGAAGATATAAAGGACCATGCGTTTTTCTtctttccaattaaatgtgaaTATGTTGTAAACCATTAGAGGTTATAActtgtaacaactgtcattttgtcACCGTATccggttttatttttataatcttcgctaccattATCAAGTGGGTAGTTAAAAGCTATTATTAATTATCATATATAATGAAAACCTACGGGTAAACCCAGCCATTCACTTCCTCGATTTGACTTCTCAGATCCTCGGGATAAAAATCCAATTCTCTTTGTCCGTCAGTTGCGCAATAAGCAttgaaacttttattaaacattcgAATGATTTCACTCGACTCATTATTTACGATCTTTTTGGTTTTCTTGTCGAATAACACGGGCACTGTTATCCTGCCAGTGTAACCTGTGAGTAAATGGATAAGGTATGTAACTCGGGTTTTCGCTATATGGCCAGCAGCACAGCCAAGGGTGAGATCcccctttaaaaaaaatccccaaaataattacccCTGCTCCctcctttatttttttcctgcATGCGAAACTGACTATGACTgcaattagcaacaaaaaccCTGCAAACCATGTTACTGTCATATTGTGATTCATATgatgaaaattgttttattcgtTGCACAGAAATGCTTCACAACATCCAATATACATCACAGAATATTTGATGTCATAACTTATTACTCAGAGTAAACAAGACACCATAGAATCTGTGACagttatttatctttattacTACTTGatatgagtgaggtctttgtttaaaaacctaaaatgtTCACCAGATTTGGCCAATCACCGTAACACCCACAGTCCAATATTAgccattcatttatttatcataaCATAGTCTGATGaaccaacaaaatataacattggCTGTGGtttaacagaacacccgcgcaATACATTGTGGATTTGATTCCCTTATCATAGATTCACATGGTAGGACCTGTATAACATTGAACGTATTGAAGTTTACCTGGTGAAACTTGATGGTAAATATCCTTCATGTATTTCGCATCAAAGATCGGATCTTTCTCGCATTGCTCAAcctgtttttaacatatttactCAAATGATATAGCATTACAGTTATCTCTATAAACAGTAACTAGGActagattaattaaaacaacgaagagaataaAATATCAGCAAAATGGCAGTCGCTAAAACATGCTACTGTAAAAAAGTACTTGAGTAAAGGTATCGAATAAAAGCGGGACCGTTAAACCCATAATACACCTTAACTATTAACCATAGTTAgccaataaatataaaccaacttTTTCATTGAATCTCCAACCGTTTTCGAGCATAAGAAAATCAACCACAGTGTATGAGATGACGTTTTCCAAACCTTTGAGTCTAAGAACAAATTAGTAAAGTTATTATACGAGCAGTttgtataacaaaaataacaaagtgttttatgtatttcttcgaaaaagatattaaagatcaaattaattaaaataacgaagagaaggaattagcagcaaaacgacagtagttaaaacaagctataaataaaaagttagagcaagagttaaaaagtgtggccGTTAAACCTATACCAAAGTAAAAACaaccaaatatataaaatccTATACTTTCTGCTGATTAACGTTCTGTGCGCCCATGGACAAGCAAGCGAAACATAAAGATGATATCGACCACTTTCTGGTGGGAATTCACCGCCCtctgaaaaataataacaatgtcAGTAAATTCAATTTACAAACCAATAAAGAATGTAATAATGAAACATAAGCATTAGTAAAGAATCCTGGAGAGAAGAATCCTCCGCTActttacagattaggctggtggaaagtgttagaggttggtggttagggggaCTTAGGGATTATATGGGTTAGTGTTCATAGGAGTTATTAGTGGTTAGCCTATAACGTAGGGGTAGGATTCTTTAACATCACCAAATTTTGCGTTGAAAAATGTACCAGAACGAATACCACGGCAGCTCttacaaatgtattttacctttaatttCGTTTCTGAATGCAGATTCCTTTCGAACGAATGCGCCTTTAGCGTTTACACTCGAACTGACATCTACATGCTTTTCTGTGCTCATATTTTTAACGGATTGAATTTTCAACAAACTAGGTAAAAGTAACTTAACTTGACAGAGCGATTGTAGTTTTGAAAATCCTAGCCCTAGACGTGCTGCATTTATAAACATACTAGACAAAACGTATTAAAAGATACGCCCTTATATCATGAAACGAGTCGAGTCATGTCATAtcttttttcttcaaattttACGTGTAATGTCTTGTAATATTACCGCTATCGTCGACGTGTTTTGATTAACCCAGAAAGTGCAAGTCATAGTTACAGGGCAAACGTCACTCACCATGACGTTGCATTATATCGAATGCTGCAACAAAGTCAACATGTAGCAAATGACGAAGCAATCCCGCtacaatacattttattagGCGGTTAATTCAAATCTTTTTGTCATGTATGAATGCAAAACGTTTATCATCGCATGGCGGACAATTTAATCAACGTATAATgaacaactgtgttttaacaattgcaATGTGTAagcaaagaaattaaaaccagattgtttttttatatttttgtctaCGTGTCTTGCCCGAAGAACATATACTGCCACAAAAGTAGCTGCACCAAGACTTGAACCCACACATGCAAACCAAATAATTCATTACGATAAGTTAATGAACGTTTTTATTGGCAGCAGTTTTACACAAACTACAAAACACTTCGAGAACTTGAGATGTCGTACGTTTTGAGTTCCACGGAAAGAAATACCGTATTTTGTAGGTTTCAATCGTATTGAATGACACACAGTAcgataaaatcaaataataaacattgtgccaatattttgtatatgaCGTCGCATGCTACAATATTAGATAGGCATAACTAAAGCaagaaaaactaaaagaacaaaattttGCGCATTTTAAGTTGAGATTTGACCAGACAGTGGTTTTGCTTTGGATGATTTTGTTAACAATGCATTTTGTAGATACAAGTATCTAATATTGCTTGTGTATTAAAGCTTCATTGGTTTAAACAATCTTTTGTTTTCAGTACTTTTGTTATCACGCATAAAATAGTATTTTCCGGCTCCTATGGTAAAACCATAATTTTATTCTAATGTTTTATCTGCCTTTCGGCAAAAGTTCAACCTTAAAAtgttggaataaaattaacattttatgcCATACAAGCCGAAAAGTAAaggatatttttgtttcagttgaTGCTTAGGAAGACTAAACGTGTCAAATATGTTTCAAGTATTAAAGCTTCAccataaagaaataaattatgaacaaaatatacaGAGAATAAATCTACGGAAGCAAAAACGAGTCATACTGCTTAGGTCTATATGGTGTATCTAATGAGTGTGGTTGTTGCAGCAGCAGTAACGTATATACCACGTATGTATTCCTTCAATAGCATTTACGCTGAATATTCAGCTTCACTTTTGTTACAAGGTAGTTTCACCGTTAAAATTAAGACTGTACATTAGTGTTAGGTAAGTCCATGATTAGGAGTAGATAGTAATGACTTCCCTTCCACCACCACGAACCATTAACACACGATCCAATCCTTCAGTTAACACCTCAAGGAACTCCATGTCTGGGGGGAGGTGGTCAaggaaaaagttaaaacttgtaatttatttttatattattgatTAAATGAATGGAGGTGTTGAGCATAGAGTAACACTGGTTGCAACTTGCGTGTATGGGAGTATGTAGTagcatgggtgttggggtaacagGCAAATTCTGGCTTAAACCCAGGTCCTTGGCAAGGATTTCACCCATATAGGATAGAAATGAACAAACGTAGAATATTCTGAATTTTACGCAAAATTCAAGAGtgacattgtttaaatacagttacaccCATAGCTgtcaaatatagaaaaaacaatctgattaatgtggtggattatcatattattaatgtattaaaaatagtCTGCCCTTTTAGTAGTACATTAAATATAGTTTGCTCccataatattataattatacagTTAAAGGATACAGTTTGCTTCTCTTGACTCGTTGCTGCCCTTCGGTGGCCCAGGTAAGTTAAGTATGACAAGTTGTGCCGCGTGCGACTTGTTTACGATTACTTCGTTTAATTTAACAGCTGTGTGCATTCGTCGTACATTGGTGGATTGACTGGCAGGAAAGTAAAGCAATGTTATTTCTTTGTTATGTAACtatataagtatatagtattactgtggggtaagatagatagcGTTGAtacataatgtcccatatttcctgattgtgttttaaacaattccaCACGGTGGAAATAGTCGTAGCNNNNNNNNNNNNNNNNNNNNNNNNNNNNNNNNNNNNNNNNNNNNNNNNNNTAtctttttcttcaaattttACGTGTAATGTCTTGCAATATTACCGCTATCGTCGACGTGTTTTGATTAACCCAGAAAAGTGCAAGTCATAGTTACAGGGCAAACGTCACTCACCATGACGTAGCATTATATCGAATGCTGCAACAAAGTCAACATGAAGCAAATGACGAAGCAATCCCGCtacaatacattttattagGCGGTTAATTCAAACCTTTTTGTCAT from Ciona intestinalis unplaced genomic scaffold, KH HT000119.2, whole genome shotgun sequence encodes:
- the LOC104266621 gene encoding uncharacterized protein LOC104266621, with the translated sequence MFINAARLGLGFSKLQSLCQVKLLLPSLLKIQSVKNMSTEKHVDVSSSVNAKGAFVRKESAFRNEIKEGGEFPPESGRYHLYVSLACPWAHRTLISRKLKGLENVISYTVVDFLMLENGWRFNEKVEQCEKDPIFDAKYMKDIYHQVSPGYTGRITVPVLFDKKTKKIVNNESSEIIRMFNKSFNAYCATDGQRELDFYPEDLRSQIEEVNGWVYPNINNGVYRCGFARSQEAYDLAVHGLFEHLDKLEDLLSKQRYLTGCQLTEADIRLYTTLIRFDPVYHGHFKCNKKRIIDYPNIWNYLKELYQKPEFGETTNMNHITKHYQMSHTSINPFAIVYIGPDINFNDPHDRATKFPV